A genomic segment from Neodiprion lecontei isolate iyNeoLeco1 chromosome 1, iyNeoLeco1.1, whole genome shotgun sequence encodes:
- the LOC107217176 gene encoding chloride intracellular channel exc-4, with amino-acid sequence MADDGHENGTANGDVPEIELIIKASTIDGRRKGACLFCQEYFMDLYLLAELKTISLKVTTVDMQKPPPDFRTNFQATPPPILIDNGDAILENEKIERHIMKNVPGGHNLFVQDKEVATLVENLFSKLKLMLLNAKDKDKDPKYSSLMSHLRKIDEHLGRKGTRFLTGDTMCCFDCELMPRLQHIRVAGKYFADFEIPETLVHLWRYMHHMYRLDAFLQSCPADQDIINHYKLQQSMKMKKHEELETPTFTTSIPIEVNDD; translated from the exons GCCTCGACTATCGATGGCCGCAGAAAAGGCGCGTGCCTCTTTTGCCAAGAGTACTTTATGGATTTGTACCTGCTGGCGGAGCTCAAGACAATATCCCTGAAAGTTACAACCGTCGATATGCAAAAACCTCCACCGGACTTCCGCACAAATTTCCAGGCCACGCCGCCACCGATCCTGATCGACAACGGGGATgcgattttggaaaatgaaaagatcGAACGACACATCATGAAGAACGTACCGGGTGGTCACAACCTTTTCGTACAGGACAAGGAAGTCGCCACGCTGGTCGAAAACCTCTTCAGC AAACTGAAGCTGATGCTGCTCAACGCCAAGGACAAGGACAAGGACCCGAAGTACTCGTCGCTAATGTCGCATTTGCGTAAAATCGACGAGCATCTCGGGCGCAAGGGAACGCGTTTCCTAACCGGCGATACGATGTGCTGTTTCGATTGCGAATTGATGCCGCGTTTGCAGCACATCAGGGTCGCCGGGAAGTATTTCGCCGACTTTGAGATACCCGAAACCCTCGTACACCTATGGAGATACATGCATCACATGTACAGGCTCGACGCCTTCCTGCAAAGCTGTCCTGCGGATCAGGACATCATCAACCACTATAAGCTCCAGCAG AGcatgaaaatgaagaaacacGAAGAGCTGGAGACTCCGACGTTTACAACGAGCATCCCGATCGAGGTTAACGACGATTAG